A stretch of Stigmatopora argus isolate UIUO_Sarg chromosome 22, RoL_Sarg_1.0, whole genome shotgun sequence DNA encodes these proteins:
- the dpf2 gene encoding zinc finger protein ubi-d4 isoform X4: MAAVVENVVKLLGEQYYRDAMEQCHNYNARLCAERSVRMPFLDSQTGVAQSNCYIWMEKRHRGPGKAPGQLYTYPSRRWRKKRRCHPSEDHRLVFPPVKSEVDFGLKKDAVLSSDGSSLEALLKGDSLEKRTATDFRVSEEDSNPSDYTVALNPSTRNRKKIVEPENFLDDLDDEDYEEDTPKRRGKGKGKGRGVGGSSRRKLDSAALEERDKPYACDICGKRYKNRPGLSYHYTHSHLADEEGEDREESEDSELPSLPPSAPKTPKKGPDGLALPNKYCDFCLGDSRTNHKTGQSEELVSCSDCGRSGHPSCLQFTPVMMAAVKTYRWQCIECKCCHMCGTSENDDQLLFCDDCDRGYHMYCLKPPMAEPPEGSWSCHLCVDLLKDKASIYQKPDAPPS, encoded by the exons ATGGCAGCTGTTGTCGAGAATGTTGTCAAACT tTTGGGAGAGCAGTACTACAGGGATGCCATGGAGCAATGCCACAACTATAATGCTCGTCTGTGCGCGGAAAGGAGCGTACGCATGCCCTTCCTCGACTCTCAAACAGGTGTGGCTCAAAGCAACTGCTACATCTGGATGGAGAAGAGGCACAGAGGCCCCG GCAAGGCTCCGGGTCAGCTCTACACATACCCTTCCAGAAGGTGGAGGAAGAAGAGACGATGTCATCCTTCCGAGGACCACAGGCTCGTCTTTCCCCCCGTCAAGTCAG AGGTGGATTTTGGACTGAAGAAGGATGCCGTCTTGTCGTCTGACGGCAGCAGCCTGGAGGCCTTGCTCAAGGGCGACTCTCTGGAGAAACGCACAGCCACAGATTTCCGAGTGTCCGAGGAAGACTCCAACCCAAGCGACTACACCGTCGCCCTGAACCCTTCCACGCGTAACCGAAAG AAAATCGTGGAGCCCGAAAACTTCCTCGATGACTTGGATGACGAAGACTATGAGGAAGACACGCCAAAAAGAAGAGGCAAAGGGAAGGGAAAG GGTCGCGGCGTGGGTGGCAGCAGCAGGAGGAAGCTGGACTCGGCAGCGTTGGAGGAGCGCGACAAGCCATACGCTTGCGACA TCTGCGGCAAACGCTACAAAAACCGCCCCGGCCTGAGCTACCACTACACCCACTCGCACCTGGCCGACGAAGAGGGCGAAGACCGCGAGGAGAGCGAGGACAGCGAGCTACCATCGCTGCCGCCTTCGGCGCCCAAAA CTCCTAAGAAAGGCCCGGATGGGTTGGCCCTGCCCAATAAGTATTGCGACTTCTGCCTGGGAGACTCCAGAACCAACCATAAGACAGGCCAATCCGAAGAACTGGTCTCCTGTTCCGACTGCGGACGCTCGG GCCATCCGTCCTGCCTGCAGTTCACGCCCGTCATGATGGCCGCCGTCAAGACCTACCGCTGGCAGTGCATCGAGTGCAAGTGCTGTCACATGTGCGGCACATCAGAGAATGAC gaccAGCTGCTCTTCTGCGATGACTGCGATCGAGGTTACCATATGTATTGCCTCAAACCACCCATGGCTGAACCCCCAGAGG GGAGCTGGAGCTGTCACCTGTGCGTGGACCTCCTGAAA
- the dpf2 gene encoding zinc finger protein ubi-d4 isoform X2, with translation MAAVVENVVKLLGEQYYRDAMEQCHNYNARLCAERSVRMPFLDSQTGVAQSNCYIWMEKRHRGPGKAPGQLYTYPSRRWRKKRRCHPSEDHRLVFPPVKSEVDFGLKKDAVLSSDGSSLEALLKGDSLEKRTATDFRVSEEDSNPSDYTVALNPSTRNRKKIVEPENFLDDLDDEDYEEDTPKRRGKGKGKGRGVGGSSRRKLDSAALEERDKPYACDNTIKQKHISKPSEKVCGKRYKNRPGLSYHYTHSHLADEEGEDREESEDSELPSLPPSAPKTPKKGPDGLALPNKYCDFCLGDSRTNHKTGQSEELVSCSDCGRSGHPSCLQFTPVMMAAVKTYRWQCIECKCCHMCGTSENDDQLLFCDDCDRGYHMYCLKPPMAEPPEGSWSCHLCVDLLKDKASIYQKPDAPPS, from the exons ATGGCAGCTGTTGTCGAGAATGTTGTCAAACT tTTGGGAGAGCAGTACTACAGGGATGCCATGGAGCAATGCCACAACTATAATGCTCGTCTGTGCGCGGAAAGGAGCGTACGCATGCCCTTCCTCGACTCTCAAACAGGTGTGGCTCAAAGCAACTGCTACATCTGGATGGAGAAGAGGCACAGAGGCCCCG GCAAGGCTCCGGGTCAGCTCTACACATACCCTTCCAGAAGGTGGAGGAAGAAGAGACGATGTCATCCTTCCGAGGACCACAGGCTCGTCTTTCCCCCCGTCAAGTCAG AGGTGGATTTTGGACTGAAGAAGGATGCCGTCTTGTCGTCTGACGGCAGCAGCCTGGAGGCCTTGCTCAAGGGCGACTCTCTGGAGAAACGCACAGCCACAGATTTCCGAGTGTCCGAGGAAGACTCCAACCCAAGCGACTACACCGTCGCCCTGAACCCTTCCACGCGTAACCGAAAG AAAATCGTGGAGCCCGAAAACTTCCTCGATGACTTGGATGACGAAGACTATGAGGAAGACACGCCAAAAAGAAGAGGCAAAGGGAAGGGAAAG GGTCGCGGCGTGGGTGGCAGCAGCAGGAGGAAGCTGGACTCGGCAGCGTTGGAGGAGCGCGACAAGCCATACGCTTGCGACA ACACTATCAAACAAAAGCATATTTCCAAACCTTCTGAAAAAG TCTGCGGCAAACGCTACAAAAACCGCCCCGGCCTGAGCTACCACTACACCCACTCGCACCTGGCCGACGAAGAGGGCGAAGACCGCGAGGAGAGCGAGGACAGCGAGCTACCATCGCTGCCGCCTTCGGCGCCCAAAA CTCCTAAGAAAGGCCCGGATGGGTTGGCCCTGCCCAATAAGTATTGCGACTTCTGCCTGGGAGACTCCAGAACCAACCATAAGACAGGCCAATCCGAAGAACTGGTCTCCTGTTCCGACTGCGGACGCTCGG GCCATCCGTCCTGCCTGCAGTTCACGCCCGTCATGATGGCCGCCGTCAAGACCTACCGCTGGCAGTGCATCGAGTGCAAGTGCTGTCACATGTGCGGCACATCAGAGAATGAC gaccAGCTGCTCTTCTGCGATGACTGCGATCGAGGTTACCATATGTATTGCCTCAAACCACCCATGGCTGAACCCCCAGAGG GGAGCTGGAGCTGTCACCTGTGCGTGGACCTCCTGAAA
- the dpf2 gene encoding zinc finger protein ubi-d4 isoform X1, whose amino-acid sequence MDGTVKVIERIRFVECPTMEAQYLGEQYYRDAMEQCHNYNARLCAERSVRMPFLDSQTGVAQSNCYIWMEKRHRGPGKAPGQLYTYPSRRWRKKRRCHPSEDHRLVFPPVKSEVDFGLKKDAVLSSDGSSLEALLKGDSLEKRTATDFRVSEEDSNPSDYTVALNPSTRNRKKIVEPENFLDDLDDEDYEEDTPKRRGKGKGKGRGVGGSSRRKLDSAALEERDKPYACDNTIKQKHISKPSEKVCGKRYKNRPGLSYHYTHSHLADEEGEDREESEDSELPSLPPSAPKTPKKGPDGLALPNKYCDFCLGDSRTNHKTGQSEELVSCSDCGRSGHPSCLQFTPVMMAAVKTYRWQCIECKCCHMCGTSENDDQLLFCDDCDRGYHMYCLKPPMAEPPEGSWSCHLCVDLLKDKASIYQKPDAPPS is encoded by the exons ATGGACGGCACCGTGAAGGTTATCGAACGCATTCGGTTCGTCGAGTGTCCTACAATGGAAGCCCAATA tTTGGGAGAGCAGTACTACAGGGATGCCATGGAGCAATGCCACAACTATAATGCTCGTCTGTGCGCGGAAAGGAGCGTACGCATGCCCTTCCTCGACTCTCAAACAGGTGTGGCTCAAAGCAACTGCTACATCTGGATGGAGAAGAGGCACAGAGGCCCCG GCAAGGCTCCGGGTCAGCTCTACACATACCCTTCCAGAAGGTGGAGGAAGAAGAGACGATGTCATCCTTCCGAGGACCACAGGCTCGTCTTTCCCCCCGTCAAGTCAG AGGTGGATTTTGGACTGAAGAAGGATGCCGTCTTGTCGTCTGACGGCAGCAGCCTGGAGGCCTTGCTCAAGGGCGACTCTCTGGAGAAACGCACAGCCACAGATTTCCGAGTGTCCGAGGAAGACTCCAACCCAAGCGACTACACCGTCGCCCTGAACCCTTCCACGCGTAACCGAAAG AAAATCGTGGAGCCCGAAAACTTCCTCGATGACTTGGATGACGAAGACTATGAGGAAGACACGCCAAAAAGAAGAGGCAAAGGGAAGGGAAAG GGTCGCGGCGTGGGTGGCAGCAGCAGGAGGAAGCTGGACTCGGCAGCGTTGGAGGAGCGCGACAAGCCATACGCTTGCGACA ACACTATCAAACAAAAGCATATTTCCAAACCTTCTGAAAAAG TCTGCGGCAAACGCTACAAAAACCGCCCCGGCCTGAGCTACCACTACACCCACTCGCACCTGGCCGACGAAGAGGGCGAAGACCGCGAGGAGAGCGAGGACAGCGAGCTACCATCGCTGCCGCCTTCGGCGCCCAAAA CTCCTAAGAAAGGCCCGGATGGGTTGGCCCTGCCCAATAAGTATTGCGACTTCTGCCTGGGAGACTCCAGAACCAACCATAAGACAGGCCAATCCGAAGAACTGGTCTCCTGTTCCGACTGCGGACGCTCGG GCCATCCGTCCTGCCTGCAGTTCACGCCCGTCATGATGGCCGCCGTCAAGACCTACCGCTGGCAGTGCATCGAGTGCAAGTGCTGTCACATGTGCGGCACATCAGAGAATGAC gaccAGCTGCTCTTCTGCGATGACTGCGATCGAGGTTACCATATGTATTGCCTCAAACCACCCATGGCTGAACCCCCAGAGG GGAGCTGGAGCTGTCACCTGTGCGTGGACCTCCTGAAA
- the dpf2 gene encoding zinc finger protein ubi-d4 isoform X3, translating into MDGTVKVIERIRFVECPTMEAQYLGEQYYRDAMEQCHNYNARLCAERSVRMPFLDSQTGVAQSNCYIWMEKRHRGPGKAPGQLYTYPSRRWRKKRRCHPSEDHRLVFPPVKSEVDFGLKKDAVLSSDGSSLEALLKGDSLEKRTATDFRVSEEDSNPSDYTVALNPSTRNRKKIVEPENFLDDLDDEDYEEDTPKRRGKGKGKGRGVGGSSRRKLDSAALEERDKPYACDICGKRYKNRPGLSYHYTHSHLADEEGEDREESEDSELPSLPPSAPKTPKKGPDGLALPNKYCDFCLGDSRTNHKTGQSEELVSCSDCGRSGHPSCLQFTPVMMAAVKTYRWQCIECKCCHMCGTSENDDQLLFCDDCDRGYHMYCLKPPMAEPPEGSWSCHLCVDLLKDKASIYQKPDAPPS; encoded by the exons ATGGACGGCACCGTGAAGGTTATCGAACGCATTCGGTTCGTCGAGTGTCCTACAATGGAAGCCCAATA tTTGGGAGAGCAGTACTACAGGGATGCCATGGAGCAATGCCACAACTATAATGCTCGTCTGTGCGCGGAAAGGAGCGTACGCATGCCCTTCCTCGACTCTCAAACAGGTGTGGCTCAAAGCAACTGCTACATCTGGATGGAGAAGAGGCACAGAGGCCCCG GCAAGGCTCCGGGTCAGCTCTACACATACCCTTCCAGAAGGTGGAGGAAGAAGAGACGATGTCATCCTTCCGAGGACCACAGGCTCGTCTTTCCCCCCGTCAAGTCAG AGGTGGATTTTGGACTGAAGAAGGATGCCGTCTTGTCGTCTGACGGCAGCAGCCTGGAGGCCTTGCTCAAGGGCGACTCTCTGGAGAAACGCACAGCCACAGATTTCCGAGTGTCCGAGGAAGACTCCAACCCAAGCGACTACACCGTCGCCCTGAACCCTTCCACGCGTAACCGAAAG AAAATCGTGGAGCCCGAAAACTTCCTCGATGACTTGGATGACGAAGACTATGAGGAAGACACGCCAAAAAGAAGAGGCAAAGGGAAGGGAAAG GGTCGCGGCGTGGGTGGCAGCAGCAGGAGGAAGCTGGACTCGGCAGCGTTGGAGGAGCGCGACAAGCCATACGCTTGCGACA TCTGCGGCAAACGCTACAAAAACCGCCCCGGCCTGAGCTACCACTACACCCACTCGCACCTGGCCGACGAAGAGGGCGAAGACCGCGAGGAGAGCGAGGACAGCGAGCTACCATCGCTGCCGCCTTCGGCGCCCAAAA CTCCTAAGAAAGGCCCGGATGGGTTGGCCCTGCCCAATAAGTATTGCGACTTCTGCCTGGGAGACTCCAGAACCAACCATAAGACAGGCCAATCCGAAGAACTGGTCTCCTGTTCCGACTGCGGACGCTCGG GCCATCCGTCCTGCCTGCAGTTCACGCCCGTCATGATGGCCGCCGTCAAGACCTACCGCTGGCAGTGCATCGAGTGCAAGTGCTGTCACATGTGCGGCACATCAGAGAATGAC gaccAGCTGCTCTTCTGCGATGACTGCGATCGAGGTTACCATATGTATTGCCTCAAACCACCCATGGCTGAACCCCCAGAGG GGAGCTGGAGCTGTCACCTGTGCGTGGACCTCCTGAAA